In Clostridium omnivorum, the DNA window CCATCAAATATTTTGATAATCAAAGTATATAAAAAAAATAAACCGCTGTCAATATACTTTCCATAAATTTCATAATTGTATATTGTTACACAGCGATTCATAATTAAAGCATATAAATAATTTAAAGCTTGCTAATTTCTCTTCTAATCCAGTCCAATACAGTTACAACTGTTCTATTTCTTACCTTTTGTCTATCTCCACTAAGATTTAACTTTTTAACTTCCACTTTTCCTCTAATATAAAGTCCAACATAAACTAAACCTACAGGCTTATCTTCTGTTCCTCCTCCTGGTCCAGCTATTCCAGTTACAGAAACACCTATGTCCGTCCCTGCGGCTTTTGCTATGCCTTCTGCCATTTCTCTTGCTGTTTCCTCACTCACTGCACCAAAGCTATCCAGAGTTTCTTCTTTTACGCCTAGGTATTTCATTTTAGCTTCATTGCTGTAGGTTACAACACCTTCAAGATAGGATGCAGATATTCCAGGATAATTAATAAGCCTACCAGATAGCATCCCTCCCGTACAGGATTCTGCAGTAGAAATTGTAAGTTTTTTATTCACTAAAAGTTCGCCTACTACATCTTCAAGTGTAGTTTCACCTACTGCATATATATCCTCACCCAATATATTTCTTATTTCTCTTTCCATAGGTTCAATAAGCCTTTTTGCTTCTACCATATTTTCAGCCTTAGCAGTAATTCTTAAAGTAACCTCGCCTTCTTTAGCATAAGGAGCTACAGTAGGATTACTTTGATTATCAATTATATGGGCAATTTTTTCTACCATGTGCCCTTCACCAATACCACATATCCTTAACACTTTAGATACTAGAATACTATCTTGGTATTTTTCAAGATAGGGTACTACATAATTTTCGAACATAGGCTTCATTTCTCTTGGTGGTCCAGGTAAAAGCACTAAAATCTTATCGCCTTCCTTAAGAATACATCCTGGTGCAGTACCATTTGGGTTAGGTAAAACAACCGAACCTTCTGGCATATAAGCTTGTTTTTTATTATTTTCACTAACTTCTCTGCCTTGTTTTTCAAAATACTGTGTTAACATAAGATATGATTCTTCGTGTAAAATAAGTTTTCGATTAAAATACGCCGCAGCTGTTTCCTTTGTAAGGTCATCCTTTGTAGGCCCAAGTCCTCCAGTTGCTATAATAAGTTCCACCCTGCTAAATCCAAGTGCAAGGGAATCTTTAAGTCTGGCTGAATTGTCCCCTACTGCGGAATGATAATAAACACCAATTCCTAAATCTGCTAGCCTTCTTGCTATGTACTGAGCATTGGTATTTACAATATCGCCCATTAATACTTCTGTCCCTACTGCCATTATTTCAGCTTTCATTAGTATCACTCTCCAATTATTTAAAAATCTGCTACTCTTATTTTATCACTAATTTAGATTGTTATCTCTTCTCTGCCTTAATATGATTATTATATGCATCAATATGGGTCAGCTTAATAGTACCATCCTGTTTAAAATCAAGGATTACAGTTTCATCTACAAATTTAGTTCTAAATTTTATTTTATCCATGGCTACGTCTGTAGCTACCATTTCGTATTTATAAAGAACATCATACCTTTTAGGTATAGTTAGATAAATCTTACCTTCTTCTATGGATAAACTTAATTGAACATCACTGCATGAATTAAAATCTCCAGTTATAACATT includes these proteins:
- a CDS encoding competence/damage-inducible protein A, whose amino-acid sequence is MKAEIMAVGTEVLMGDIVNTNAQYIARRLADLGIGVYYHSAVGDNSARLKDSLALGFSRVELIIATGGLGPTKDDLTKETAAAYFNRKLILHEESYLMLTQYFEKQGREVSENNKKQAYMPEGSVVLPNPNGTAPGCILKEGDKILVLLPGPPREMKPMFENYVVPYLEKYQDSILVSKVLRICGIGEGHMVEKIAHIIDNQSNPTVAPYAKEGEVTLRITAKAENMVEAKRLIEPMEREIRNILGEDIYAVGETTLEDVVGELLVNKKLTISTAESCTGGMLSGRLINYPGISASYLEGVVTYSNEAKMKYLGVKEETLDSFGAVSEETAREMAEGIAKAAGTDIGVSVTGIAGPGGGTEDKPVGLVYVGLYIRGKVEVKKLNLSGDRQKVRNRTVVTVLDWIRREISKL